The following DNA comes from Mesorhizobium sp. B2-1-8.
TCGGTGTTGCGGGTTGGCTGGAGCGATCCGGGTCGTTGGCGTTGGCGGAGCGGTCCGAAGGATCGGCGGCCGGCAGTGCGGCTGCACTGACCTTTTCCAGGAGCACGGTCAGCCAGGGCGTCAGGTCCTCGATCTTCTCGGCGACGATATGGACGACACCTGATTCCGACTGCAGTTTCCCGCTGACCTTGACGAAGCGCGCGCCCATGACGATGGGCCGGAAGCGGGTAAAAGTTCTTTCCCAGAAGATGACATTGGCGACGGCCTTGTCGTCTTCCAGCGTGAGAAAGATCGCATTGCCCTTGCCGGGGCGCTGGCGCACCAGCACCAGCCCGGCAACGGAAACCCGCCTGCCATCGCGCACGGATGGCAGGCTGGCATTGGGGGTAACGCCGGCGCGGTCGAGCCGCTCGCGCAGGAAGGCGACCGGATGCGCCTTCAGCGACAGGCCGAGCGAACGGTAATCGTGGATGACATGCTCGCCGAGCGGCATTTTCGGCAGCTTCGTCTGCGGCTCCAGCTCGCGCAGGCCGAGCGCCGGCTGGTCGAACAGCGGCAGCTTCTCGGCGGCACTCTTGCCGTCCAGCGCGCGGACCTGCCAAAGTGCCGCGCGGCGATCGAGACCTATGGACCGAAAGGCGTCGGCCTGCGCCAGCTTCTCGATCTCGTCGACATTGAGGCCGGAACGCAGCCAGACATCCCGGACGGTCGAGTAGCCGGCGCCGCGCCGCTCGACGAAAGCCTCCGTGCGTTCCTTGGAAAGTCCCTTGATCTGCCTGAAGCCGAGCCGTAGCGCATGGCTCGTCTCGATGACACCGCGCATTTCGGCATGGCGCGGCAGGATGCGGGCCGGGTCGAAAGGCGCCTTTTCCAGGGTGCAGTCCCAGACGGAGAAATTGACGTCGACCTCGCGGATGTCGACGCCATGGTCGCGGGCGTCGCGCACCAGCTGCGCCGGCTGGTAAAACCCCATCGGCTGCGAGTTCAGGATCGCGGCGCAGAACACGTCGGGATAGAAGGTCTTGAACCAGCAGGAGGCGTAGACGAGCAGCGCGAAGGAGGCGGCGTGGCTTTCGGGAAAGCCGTATTCGCCAAAACCCTCGATCTGCTTGAAACAGCGCTCGGCGAAGTCCTTCGTGTAGCCCTTGCCGACCATGCCGTCGATCATGCGCTGGCGGTAATTGCCGATGGTGCCGGTGCGCTTGAAGGTGGCCATGGCGCGGCGCAATTCGTCGGCCTCGCCCGGCCTGAAGCCGCCGGCGACGATGGCGATCTTCATCGCCTGCTCCTGGAACAGCGGCACGCCCAGTGTCTTGCCGAGTATTTCTTCCAGCTCCGGCTTGGGATATTCGGCTTTTTCCTTGCCTTGCCGGCGGCGCAGATAGGGATGCACCATGTCGCCCTGGATCGGGCCGGGGCGTACGATCGCCACCTCGATGACGAGGTCGTAGAATTCGCGTGGCTCAAGGCGCGGCAGCATCGACATCTGCGCGCGCGATTCGATCTGGAAGACGCCGAGCGTATCGGCACGGCAGATCATGTCGTAGACACGAGGGTCCTCCTTGGCGATCGTATCCAGGGTCAATGGCCTGCCATAGTCGTCCCTCACGCCGTATTGGGTTTCGAGCAGGGTGAATGCGCGTTGCAGGCAGGTCAGCATACCGAGCGCCAGCACATCCACCTTCAGGATCTTCACCGAATCCAGATCGTCCTTGTCCCATTCGACCATCTTGCGCTCGTCCATCGCCGTCTTGACGATGGGGACGATCTCGTCGAGCCGGTCCCTGGTGATGACGAAGCCGCCGACATGCTGGGAGAGATGACGGGGGAAGCCCATGATCTCGTTGGCGCGTTCCATCACATGCCGCGATATGGGATCGCTGCGGTCGAGGCCGCCGGCCCTCGCCTCCTTCTCGCCAAGCTCCGAGGTCGACCAGCCCCAGATCGAGCCGGAAAGCGATGCCCGGACATCCTCCGACAGGCCCATCGCCTTCGACACTTCGCGCAGCGCCGAACGGCCGCGATAGCTGATGACGGCGGCGGCAAGGGCGGTGCGCTTGGAGCTGTATTTCTCGTAGATGTACTGGATGACGGTTTCGCGCTTTTCGTGCTCGAAATCGACGTCGATGTCAGGCGGTTCGTTCCTTTCCTCGGAAATGAAGCGCTCGAAAAGCGAATCGATTTTTTCCGGCCCCACTTCGGTGATGCCGATGCAGAAACAGACGACCGAGTTGGCGGCTGACCCACGCCCCTGGCAGAGAATATCCTTGCTGCGCGCGAACTTGACGATGTCGTAGACGGTCAGGAAATAGCGGGCGTAATTCAGCCGCTCGATCAGGACGAGTTCTTCCTGAATGCGCTTTATGACGCTGGGGGGGACGCCGCCCGGGAAGCGCCGGGCTGCTCCCTCCCGGGCCAGCCGCTCCAACTCCGCCTGCGGCCCGAGTCCCGATTCCGTCGGCTCGTCCGGATAATTGTACTGGAGGTCGCCGAGCGAGAAGGTCAGTTCTTCCGCAAAACGCAGCGTCTCCGCCAGCGCCTGCGGATGCCTGCGGAACAGGCGCGCCATCTCCAGCGGCGGCTTCAAATGGCGTTCGGCATTGGCGGTCAGTTCCAGCCCCACCTCGGCGACCGGAACATTGAGGCGGATCGCGGTCAGCACATCCTGCAGCGGGCGGCGTTCGGCCGTGTGATAGAGCACATCGTTGGTCGCCATCAGCGGGATGCCGGCACTCTCTGCAAACGCCGCCGCCTGCTCGATCCGGAAGCGATCATGGCCGGCATAACAAGGCGACACACCGAGCCGCAGCGCCCTGCCGAAGCGGTCCTGGAGTTGGCGGAGCAAAGCCAGGCTGTCCTGCGCGCCCTGTGCCAGATCGGGCAGGACCGCCAGCGACATCCGGTCCCCCCATTCGAGCAGGTCGCCGCGCCGGAGCAGGGTGGCGCCCTTTTCGGTCTCGTCACGCAGATTGGCCTGGGTGAGCATGCGGCACAGATGCCCCCAGCCCTTGCGGTCCCTGGGATAGGCGAGAATGTCAGGCGTGCCGTCGCCAAAAACCAGCCGGCAGCCGGGATGATAGGCAAGCTTTTCGACCTTGGCCTGCTGCCAGGCGCGCACCACTCCGGCCACGCTGTTGCGGTCGGCGAGCCCGATCGCGGAGAAGCCCATGAGCTTGGCCGCGACCACCAGCTCCTCCGGCTTGGAGGCACCGCGCAGGAAGGAGAAGTTCGACTGGATGCCGAATTCGGCATAGGGGATGACGGTCAGCGCGTTCATGCGAAGACCCCGTGCATGAACCAGCGCGGCGGGATCTGCGAGACGCCGCCGTAAAGGCCTTGCCGGTAGAGCCAGTAGCGGCGGCCATCGGCATCCTCGATGCGGAAATAGTCGCGTGTCGATGCCGCCGGATCGCCTGGCGCCTCGCGCCACCATTCGGCGGCGATGCGCTCCGGACCCTCGGCACGGGTAACGCGATAAAGCGCGCGGCGCCAACGGAAATGCAGCGGCGGTCCCTCCGGCATTTCGGTGGCCGGCACATCGATGGGCTCGGGTGCGCGGAACAGCCGGATCGGCCGTTCCGGCGGGAAAATGGTCATCGGCGCCTGCATCCTGTCCGGCTTCCTCGGCGGCGTGGTCCGGCGCGGCGCCTCGCTGAACGGGACGATGGCGACGGCGCGCTCGGGCAGATGGCTTTCCACGGGAACCGGCTGCAGAACCGCGCCCTCGCCGAGGCGGGCGCGGATACGGTCGGCGAACAGGGCGATGTCGGCGCCGTCATCGGCCGCTTCACCGGTCAGATCGGTCTGCTGCGTGTCGAAAGCGGCGACGGCCAGCACCGAGAGGCGCACCAGGTCGAAGCCATAGCCGGCGTCGATATGCTGCTCGAGTGCTGCCAGCCGCTCATGGAACAATTTCCGGATCAGCAAGGGTTCGCGCATCGGCCGCGAGGTGCCGAGCGCGATGCGGCTGACGGCGCCGTCGACGCGAAAGAGCAGCAGCGCCAGCGTCCGGGCGCCTTCGCCGCGGCGTTCGAGGTCGGCCTTCAAGGTCGTCGCCAGCATGCCCACCAGCCGCTCTATCTCTTCCGTCAGCGTGACGGGCTCGGCGAGATGGCGTTCGACCGAAAGCGGTGCGACGGGAAGGCGCGGCGAGATCGCTTCGTCGAGACGGCCAAGCGCCTGGTCGAGGCGCTGGAGCAGCAAAGCGCCGAAGCGGCGGGCGAGCGGCGCGCGCGGCGCGGCCATGACGGCGCCCGCCGTGCGCAGCCCGACACTTTCCAGGCTGGTCCGGGTTTCCGGCGCCATGCGAAGGGCGGCCAGCGGCAAGGGGGCAAGCAAGGCTTCCTCCTCGCCCGATAGAACGATGCGGTCGCCGCAGAAGCGTGCCGCCGCCCAGGCCGCCCCGGGCGTGCCGGCAAGCCCGGCGCGGACGTCGAAACCCTGGTGGAGGAAGCGCGACAGGATTTCGTCCAGCATGGCGCGTTCGCCGCCGAACAGATGGGTGCAGCCGGTGACGTCGAGGAACAGGCCGTCGATGCTGTCCAGCGCCACCAGCGGCGTGTAACGGTCGCACCAGTCGGCAAGGCCCTCGAGCAGGCGCCGGTCGGCCTCCGGATCGGCTTCGACGATGTCGATCGACGGATGCATGGCGCGCGCATCGGCAATCCCCATGTCGCGCTTCAGGTGCAGTGCCTCAGCCCGCTCGTCGAGGGCCGAGATGCGCTGCGCGTTGCCCTGGCGGTGGCTGATCACGAGTGGTGGGTGAGATGGCGACGGATGATCCGACGGCCGGGAACGCCAGGATTTCCCCAGCCGCTGCCGCAGGATCCTTTCGGTCGCCAGATAGGGAAACCACAGGGACAGGATTCTCTGCCCATTCGCTGCCTTCACCGCGTCTTTCGTCGCCCCTTCTTTCGTCGAATCTGCGTTCATCGGGGTTCCACTCCAGTGTGAATTGTCCAGGCAGGGCCGTGCGGCTCTTGCCGATGCTGATGGTGAAGGCGGGGTGGCCGATCGAACTGGCGAGCGGCCCGGCGACCGTGGCGCGCGGCACGGCCGGCGCCGACACGGCGATCAGACGGACAGGCGCCGCCGTCGGTTCGGGCTCGGCCGCCTGCCGCAGCAGGAACACCGGCCGGCCGGCAGCTTGCGCCCTTGCGTGCAGCCGGCGTGTCGCGGTCAGGTCCAGCCGCTGCGGATTGCCGCGGATTTCCAGGATGACGGCGGCAAGCGCGGTCATCCGGGCGGCCTCCTCGGCGACCCACAGCGCATCGACAAGCCTGGGCGCCTCGGAAAACAGCAATTGCCCGGGCTCGATGCCGAAGCCGGCATGCAGCCCCCTGGCGTAGGGAAAGCCGGCCTCGTGGAAAATTTCCGATGTCCCGATCCACAGGATGGGCAGCCCCTGCGCCTGGTTGAGGATCAGGCTGACGAGCGACAGAGCGAAGCCGGCCACGGCTCCCGCGTCGCGGGTTTCCAGGCCATGGATTTCGGTCAAGGCGGCTTTCGGCAGGCCGCCGCTGAGCGCGGCATCGAGCCGCTCGACGCCGATGGGCAGGAAAGTATCCGGCAAGGCGGCGGCAAGCCCGCGCCGGACGATCGTCAGATCGCTGCCGCCATCAAGGGCCGCCGCCGCCGGCGCCTGCAGGCGCTCGGGCAGCGTTCCCTCGATTTTCGCGATCTGGCGGCGCAGGGCAAAAACAGTCTCCCGCGCCACGGCGGTCATCGCCATGACGGTCAGCTTCCACTCACAATTGTTCCTGTTATGTTCCCTAAGATTCCAGAGCGGTCCGGAAGAGTCAAGCGGAGTCATAAGGAATTTATTCCTGCGCGTATCGACACACGAGTCCGACATGTCCGCACGTCACCATGAGGTCGTCATGTATGGACGAAGCAGCCGCGCAGCGGCGTCGCGGAGACCCTGGGATCCATGCCGCGACCTTAGCCGTGAAGTGCAGCCGAGCAAAATTCTGCACCCGTGGCAGCGCACCGGAGTCCCGGCATGGATTCCGGGGTCTGCGCCGCGTCGCTGCGCTCCTTGCTCCGCCCCAGAATGACGAAGTGATGGGCGTTTCCTTGCCAATCGCCAACGTATTCGTCAATCAGACGGCGTCACACTTCCGAGGATCAACGCTGGCCGCCAAAGGCCAGCCGTGCGGCAAGCCCCGTGAATACGGTTCCCAGCAGAATTTGCGGCGCCCGTTGGAACCGCGTCCGTTTCGACAAGGCAGCGCCGATCCGGCTCGCGGTCAGGATGACTAGGCCATTGATCATCAGTCCGATCAAATTGAGCACGGTCGCCAGCACCAGGATCTGCGCCGCGACCGACCCAGCCTCGGGACGTACGAACTGCGGGAAGAGCGCGAGCACGAACAGTGCCATTTTCGGGTTGAGCAGGTTGGTCAGCAATCCCTGTCGGAAGATGCGTGCCCGCGAATAGCGCGGCAGGCCGGAAACCGGTGCAAATGCCGTTCCCTCGGCGCGGAAGGCCTTGAAGGCGAGATAGGCGAGGTAGGCCGCGCCGGCAAAGCGCACGATGTCGTAGGCGATGGGCGCGACCAGGAAGAGTTGCGACAGGCCGAAGGCGGCGGCCAATGCATGACAATAGGTGCCAGAGGCGATGCCGGCATAGGT
Coding sequences within:
- a CDS encoding LysE family translocator encodes the protein MPDLSTLGLFAIACLALTATPGPDMLLIASRSASQGRSSGLATYAGIASGTYCHALAAAFGLSQLFLVAPIAYDIVRFAGAAYLAYLAFKAFRAEGTAFAPVSGLPRYSRARIFRQGLLTNLLNPKMALFVLALFPQFVRPEAGSVAAQILVLATVLNLIGLMINGLVILTASRIGAALSKRTRFQRAPQILLGTVFTGLAARLAFGGQR
- a CDS encoding DUF6504 family protein translates to MISHRQGNAQRISALDERAEALHLKRDMGIADARAMHPSIDIVEADPEADRRLLEGLADWCDRYTPLVALDSIDGLFLDVTGCTHLFGGERAMLDEILSRFLHQGFDVRAGLAGTPGAAWAAARFCGDRIVLSGEEEALLAPLPLAALRMAPETRTSLESVGLRTAGAVMAAPRAPLARRFGALLLQRLDQALGRLDEAISPRLPVAPLSVERHLAEPVTLTEEIERLVGMLATTLKADLERRGEGARTLALLLFRVDGAVSRIALGTSRPMREPLLIRKLFHERLAALEQHIDAGYGFDLVRLSVLAVAAFDTQQTDLTGEAADDGADIALFADRIRARLGEGAVLQPVPVESHLPERAVAIVPFSEAPRRTTPPRKPDRMQAPMTIFPPERPIRLFRAPEPIDVPATEMPEGPPLHFRWRRALYRVTRAEGPERIAAEWWREAPGDPAASTRDYFRIEDADGRRYWLYRQGLYGGVSQIPPRWFMHGVFA
- a CDS encoding error-prone DNA polymerase encodes the protein MNALTVIPYAEFGIQSNFSFLRGASKPEELVVAAKLMGFSAIGLADRNSVAGVVRAWQQAKVEKLAYHPGCRLVFGDGTPDILAYPRDRKGWGHLCRMLTQANLRDETEKGATLLRRGDLLEWGDRMSLAVLPDLAQGAQDSLALLRQLQDRFGRALRLGVSPCYAGHDRFRIEQAAAFAESAGIPLMATNDVLYHTAERRPLQDVLTAIRLNVPVAEVGLELTANAERHLKPPLEMARLFRRHPQALAETLRFAEELTFSLGDLQYNYPDEPTESGLGPQAELERLAREGAARRFPGGVPPSVIKRIQEELVLIERLNYARYFLTVYDIVKFARSKDILCQGRGSAANSVVCFCIGITEVGPEKIDSLFERFISEERNEPPDIDVDFEHEKRETVIQYIYEKYSSKRTALAAAVISYRGRSALREVSKAMGLSEDVRASLSGSIWGWSTSELGEKEARAGGLDRSDPISRHVMERANEIMGFPRHLSQHVGGFVITRDRLDEIVPIVKTAMDERKMVEWDKDDLDSVKILKVDVLALGMLTCLQRAFTLLETQYGVRDDYGRPLTLDTIAKEDPRVYDMICRADTLGVFQIESRAQMSMLPRLEPREFYDLVIEVAIVRPGPIQGDMVHPYLRRRQGKEKAEYPKPELEEILGKTLGVPLFQEQAMKIAIVAGGFRPGEADELRRAMATFKRTGTIGNYRQRMIDGMVGKGYTKDFAERCFKQIEGFGEYGFPESHAASFALLVYASCWFKTFYPDVFCAAILNSQPMGFYQPAQLVRDARDHGVDIREVDVNFSVWDCTLEKAPFDPARILPRHAEMRGVIETSHALRLGFRQIKGLSKERTEAFVERRGAGYSTVRDVWLRSGLNVDEIEKLAQADAFRSIGLDRRAALWQVRALDGKSAAEKLPLFDQPALGLRELEPQTKLPKMPLGEHVIHDYRSLGLSLKAHPVAFLRERLDRAGVTPNASLPSVRDGRRVSVAGLVLVRQRPGKGNAIFLTLEDDKAVANVIFWERTFTRFRPIVMGARFVKVSGKLQSESGVVHIVAEKIEDLTPWLTVLLEKVSAAALPAADPSDRSANANDPDRSSQPATPKVGQDLAMLSEEAERVMPKGRNFQ
- a CDS encoding ImuA family protein, with product MAMTAVARETVFALRRQIAKIEGTLPERLQAPAAAALDGGSDLTIVRRGLAAALPDTFLPIGVERLDAALSGGLPKAALTEIHGLETRDAGAVAGFALSLVSLILNQAQGLPILWIGTSEIFHEAGFPYARGLHAGFGIEPGQLLFSEAPRLVDALWVAEEAARMTALAAVILEIRGNPQRLDLTATRRLHARAQAAGRPVFLLRQAAEPEPTAAPVRLIAVSAPAVPRATVAGPLASSIGHPAFTISIGKSRTALPGQFTLEWNPDERRFDERRGDERRGEGSEWAENPVPVVSLSGDRKDPAAAAGEILAFPAVGSSVAISPTTRDQPPPGQRAAHLGPRRAG